One genomic segment of Borrelia miyamotoi includes these proteins:
- a CDS encoding tetratricopeptide repeat protein, which translates to MGINYLKYIFYLLISLLLLFFIFYVLSYFKAFSNSYLKAGPTEVNLLVLWDNKEYKEIIDYAENGLKKNRFDFNLNLLLGFSYFYYSLMLNDSYLKGQFLDSAIARLRFLMSINDDAPMGLLYYILGKAYSHKGEYYSDLSVKYLNKALYSSSFTFMSMQKDIFEYLGYSYQLLKDYHASLKFFEKAYRENKSDLVLWSLAYVNYKAGNIDESIEYINKFLQEENGTFVKDRIDGNLIQKVYLLYGDIFFEKNNYDEAFNCYDKVLKINSLNPNVYVKIGDVYRKKDKDYPKARKYWREALSIDPYLEEARERLKISLEDF; encoded by the coding sequence ATGGGGATCAATTATCTAAAATATATTTTTTATTTACTGATAAGTTTATTGCTTTTGTTTTTTATTTTTTATGTTTTATCTTATTTTAAGGCTTTTTCCAACTCTTATTTAAAGGCAGGACCTACTGAGGTGAATTTACTTGTTCTTTGGGATAATAAGGAATATAAAGAAATAATAGATTATGCTGAGAATGGCCTTAAGAAAAACAGGTTTGATTTTAATCTAAATTTGCTTCTTGGATTTTCATATTTTTATTATTCCTTAATGTTGAATGATAGTTACTTGAAAGGTCAATTTTTAGACAGTGCAATAGCAAGATTAAGGTTTTTGATGTCGATTAATGATGATGCTCCTATGGGTTTACTTTATTATATTTTGGGTAAAGCTTATTCTCATAAAGGTGAATATTATAGTGATCTTTCTGTTAAATATTTAAATAAAGCCTTATATTCAAGTAGTTTTACTTTTATGAGTATGCAAAAGGATATTTTTGAGTATTTAGGATATTCTTATCAGCTTTTAAAGGATTATCATGCTAGCTTAAAATTTTTTGAAAAAGCTTATAGAGAGAACAAGTCTGATCTTGTTCTTTGGAGTTTGGCATACGTTAATTATAAGGCTGGGAACATTGATGAGAGCATTGAATATATAAATAAATTTTTGCAAGAAGAAAATGGAACATTTGTAAAAGATAGAATTGATGGTAATTTAATTCAAAAAGTATATTTATTGTATGGAGATATATTTTTTGAAAAAAATAATTATGATGAGGCGTTCAATTGTTATGATAAAGTCTTGAAAATTAATAGTTTAAATCCTAATGTTTATGTTAAAATAGGAGATGTATATAGAAAAAAAGATAAAGATTATCCTAAAGCTAGAAAATATTGGAGAGAAGCATTAAGCATTGATCCTTATTTAGAAGAAGCAAGGGAGAGGCTGAAAATTAGTTTAGAGGATTTTTAG
- the rpoD gene encoding RNA polymerase sigma factor RpoD — translation MNNTKNKDLQTFKKKNSKVVKAILSYLGDKKAITFGDLTTFLSGDILEPENIDYVYEFLEDEGISLINEKMESDICDIEDLDETNRIDTQCMMLDDAVQNDDEIDDKLDGFEDETIEREDFNSGYIKSGLLKDSHSEDPIRLYLKEIGKEFLLTGHQEVELAKQMDSGESIIENILRSEGLVIENYYNLVNAIYSRVSKEEFFKKEKEREKDNNFDYYNKKKRISSFYKASLKPFQDRLVRYIEKKHRLYELGEDIFEENIANERLDIKEMLKSVPLYQEELRIFSDDYIDSASKIKDLKRQQRSILDRLKIDKVRNLRILGRDLAIPERRERIEKSLNIREDLIKEQITEAQLAQKELERIEMYYEYPMDKIISMSEEILKGKQMMQHAKDQLIKANLRLVVSIAKKYANRGLHFFDLVQEGNIGLIKAVEKFEYKRGFKFSTYATWWIRQAITRSISDQARTIRVPVHMIEQINRLNRETRYLVQVLGKDPTDEELSARLGWDLKKVKTVKNVSREPVSLETPIGEEEDSVLSDFIEDKAIRNPAKHTSFVVLQDQIRAVLGTLPEREQEVVKMRFGLEDGYSLTLEEVGLHFNVTRERIRQIESKALRRLKNPKKTQKLKDYLEDLN, via the coding sequence ATGAATAATACAAAGAATAAAGACTTGCAGACTTTTAAGAAAAAGAATTCAAAAGTAGTAAAAGCCATCTTAAGTTATTTAGGAGATAAGAAAGCAATTACGTTTGGAGATTTAACAACTTTTTTATCAGGGGATATTTTGGAGCCTGAAAATATTGATTATGTTTATGAATTTCTTGAAGATGAGGGAATAAGCTTGATTAATGAAAAGATGGAGTCGGATATCTGTGATATTGAGGATTTAGATGAAACAAATAGAATTGATACTCAATGCATGATGTTGGATGATGCTGTTCAAAATGATGATGAGATAGATGATAAATTAGATGGATTTGAAGATGAAACTATAGAAAGAGAAGATTTTAATTCAGGGTATATTAAGAGTGGTTTGTTAAAGGATAGTCATTCTGAGGATCCGATAAGACTTTACTTAAAGGAAATAGGAAAAGAATTTTTATTAACTGGGCATCAAGAGGTTGAGCTTGCAAAGCAGATGGATTCTGGTGAGAGTATAATTGAGAATATTCTGAGAAGTGAAGGACTTGTTATCGAAAATTATTATAATTTAGTTAATGCTATTTATTCAAGAGTAAGTAAAGAAGAGTTTTTTAAAAAAGAAAAGGAACGGGAAAAAGATAATAATTTTGACTATTATAACAAAAAAAAAAGGATCTCTTCTTTTTATAAGGCTTCTTTAAAACCATTTCAGGATCGTTTGGTAAGATATATAGAAAAAAAACATAGATTATATGAACTTGGAGAAGATATTTTTGAAGAAAATATTGCTAATGAGAGACTTGATATAAAAGAAATGCTTAAGTCTGTTCCTTTATATCAAGAGGAGTTGCGAATTTTTTCAGATGATTATATTGACTCTGCTAGCAAGATCAAAGATTTAAAGAGGCAACAAAGGTCTATATTGGATAGATTAAAGATAGATAAAGTAAGAAATCTTAGGATTCTTGGGAGGGATTTAGCTATCCCTGAGAGAAGAGAGAGGATAGAAAAATCTTTAAATATTCGAGAAGATCTCATTAAAGAGCAAATTACAGAAGCTCAGCTTGCTCAAAAGGAGCTTGAGAGAATTGAAATGTATTATGAGTATCCAATGGATAAGATAATAAGCATGTCAGAAGAAATTTTGAAGGGTAAGCAGATGATGCAGCATGCAAAAGATCAGTTAATTAAAGCTAATTTGAGACTTGTGGTAAGTATTGCTAAAAAGTATGCCAATAGAGGTTTGCATTTTTTTGATCTTGTTCAAGAGGGTAATATTGGGCTAATTAAAGCAGTTGAAAAGTTTGAGTATAAGAGAGGGTTTAAGTTTTCTACCTATGCTACATGGTGGATTCGTCAGGCAATAACAAGATCAATATCAGATCAGGCGCGTACCATTCGTGTTCCTGTGCATATGATTGAGCAGATAAATAGGTTGAATAGAGAAACAAGATATTTGGTTCAAGTTTTAGGTAAGGATCCAACAGATGAAGAGTTATCAGCTAGATTGGGATGGGATCTTAAAAAGGTAAAGACTGTAAAGAATGTTTCAAGAGAACCTGTGTCGCTTGAAACACCAATTGGAGAAGAAGAAGATTCTGTTCTTAGTGATTTTATTGAAGATAAAGCGATAAGAAATCCAGCAAAGCATACATCTTTTGTAGTTTTGCAAGATCAAATAAGAGCAGTTCTTGGCACTCTTCCAGAAAGAGAACAGGAAGTTGTTAAGATGAGATTTGGTCTTGAAGATGGGTATTCTTTAACTCTTGAAGAGGTTGGGTTGCATTTTAACGTTACAAGAGAAAGAATCAGACAGATTGAATCTAAGGCATTAAGGCGACTTAAAAATCCTAAAAAAACTCAAAAACTTAAAGATTATTTGGAAGATTTAAATTGA
- the mrdA gene encoding penicillin-binding protein 2, translated as MKVILKGRYRFGLLLLSFVFFSYLFTLFKMQIGKHLLYDKEATVLLSRVDKIKASRGEILDSNFNVLANNLTIFVLKISLEQYYGMSLEDREEMLNFLSSILGIEKELIISKIEAPRGYFKDVEIVELSPEMLFRVAEKRSYYPALLWTYSFKRNYLVDDSFSHSIGYVGKINQRELRAFYNVKGYDNNSTIGKLGIEQTYDSYIRGKEGLIKYRVDSRERKIDSGSIIEYMIPGNSIVLNINKDIQMLAKKTLGERYGSVVVLKPATGSVLALYNYPYYSMNDVYNKYSKEDYSFLNRAIQSVYPPASIFKLVMTTALLEERVIDKDRKIYCLGYFRVGNRIFHCWHRSGHGYVNLEQAVAHSCNVYFYILGLKYLGIEKIFKYAKEYGFGEKTGIDLPNEVSGLLPSPEWKEKTFNQTWVGGDTVNFSIGQGFLSATPIQIANMIAMIANEGVVYKPRIVNRILNGNSNEVILENVPEVLRKTDIISKTTFKLLKNYMRNVITYGTARNSVLTKAVKVIGKTGTGQTGVTGLENSSFVGLAPYGGAPDEQIIIFSLVEGRSNVDNMWAAKSIDLMMQGIFANQSYEDILKEYRPWYIR; from the coding sequence GTGAAAGTTATTTTGAAGGGCAGATATAGGTTTGGGCTGTTACTTCTATCTTTCGTTTTTTTTTCTTATCTTTTTACTTTATTTAAAATGCAAATTGGGAAGCACTTGTTGTATGATAAAGAAGCAACAGTTCTTTTATCTAGAGTGGATAAAATTAAGGCCTCAAGAGGTGAGATTCTAGATTCAAACTTTAATGTTCTTGCGAATAATCTTACGATATTTGTTTTAAAGATTAGTTTGGAGCAATATTATGGTATGTCTCTTGAGGATAGAGAGGAGATGTTAAATTTTTTATCAAGTATTTTAGGTATTGAAAAAGAGCTTATTATTTCTAAAATTGAGGCTCCTAGAGGATATTTTAAGGATGTAGAAATAGTTGAGCTGAGTCCGGAAATGTTGTTTAGAGTGGCTGAAAAAAGAAGTTATTATCCTGCACTTTTGTGGACATATTCTTTTAAAAGAAATTATTTAGTGGATGATTCTTTTTCTCATTCTATCGGGTATGTTGGCAAGATCAATCAAAGGGAACTTCGTGCTTTTTATAATGTTAAAGGATATGATAATAATTCTACAATAGGCAAATTGGGTATTGAACAAACTTATGATAGTTATATTAGAGGAAAAGAAGGTTTAATTAAATATAGAGTAGATTCTAGAGAAAGAAAAATAGATAGTGGTTCTATTATAGAGTATATGATTCCTGGTAATAGTATTGTTTTAAACATTAATAAGGATATTCAAATGCTTGCAAAGAAAACTTTAGGTGAAAGATACGGCTCTGTAGTGGTGTTAAAACCTGCAACAGGAAGTGTGTTAGCTCTTTATAATTATCCTTATTATTCAATGAATGATGTTTATAATAAATATTCTAAAGAAGATTATTCTTTCCTAAATAGAGCAATACAATCAGTTTATCCCCCTGCATCTATTTTTAAATTAGTTATGACCACAGCATTGTTAGAAGAGAGGGTCATTGATAAGGATAGAAAGATATATTGTTTGGGATATTTCAGAGTGGGCAATAGAATATTTCATTGTTGGCATCGTAGTGGGCATGGTTATGTCAATTTAGAGCAAGCTGTTGCTCATTCATGTAATGTTTATTTTTATATATTGGGACTTAAGTACCTTGGTATTGAAAAGATTTTTAAGTATGCAAAAGAATATGGCTTTGGAGAGAAAACTGGCATTGACTTACCAAATGAGGTTTCTGGTCTTCTTCCAAGTCCGGAATGGAAAGAGAAAACTTTTAATCAAACTTGGGTAGGTGGTGATACTGTAAATTTTTCAATCGGACAGGGTTTTTTGAGTGCTACTCCTATTCAGATTGCTAATATGATAGCTATGATTGCAAATGAAGGCGTTGTTTATAAACCAAGGATTGTTAATAGGATTTTGAATGGAAATAGTAATGAAGTTATTCTTGAGAATGTTCCTGAAGTTCTTAGGAAAACAGATATTATTAGCAAAACTACTTTTAAACTTTTAAAAAATTATATGAGAAATGTCATAACTTATGGTACTGCTAGAAATTCAGTTCTTACGAAAGCTGTCAAGGTTATAGGAAAGACAGGAACAGGTCAAACTGGTGTTACTGGTCTTGAAAATAGTTCTTTTGTTGGGCTTGCTCCTTATGGTGGAGCTCCTGATGAACAAATTATTATCTTTAGTTTGGTTGAAGGAAGAAGTAATGTAGATAATATGTGGGCTGCTAAATCCATAGATTTAATGATGCAAGGGATTTTTGCTAATCAAAGTTATGAAGATATTCTTAAAGAGTATAGACCGTGGTATATTAGGTAG
- the dnaG gene encoding DNA primase produces the protein MEYSNLIDLIKKKVDIVDLVGERVSLLKSGASYKGLCPFHAEKTPSFSITPSQGLFYCFGCKKGGNVITFLMDIEKLDYNAAIKSLCSRIGIVYDDIKKTTKIKDEGQDKAIVSTIYDLNYKLIKTFVFFFNNNQGVLNYIFNGRGISREVIDLFNIGYLQQDVPNKFSFYDFLISRGYSNEILSQSGLFSKKKQRFSILSGRLIFPIRDFKGNVVGFGGRNICGNNGPKYINLSETEVFKKRELLYGFYEGFSVIKESRAVILTEGYIDVLAFFTAGVKIAVSPLGTTFSREHLALIRRYADKIIICFDDDAAGLLATFKAYQICLPLGVNVSVIEMKYGVDPADILKKKGASALKNMINNNCEAFEYLLKKYSGKYDLSKTTDLNSMIGLFITLISLSSTNTQRDLLLSKLESRVGVKLETLREDYYSIREKGAIASYRRNAYSYEINTYERYLVVALLKDFNYFTIIRRNIIDSDLYDVDVKKIFVCFENLFENSANVSLLNLKDLLRSKYNFNEVFFEDMLKVEFEVDCEMVKQILFAIKKRKVEKRISFFKEMNKDNFLVDAKTQIRELMFLNMQRERLRIYLNE, from the coding sequence ATGGAGTATTCTAATTTGATAGATTTGATTAAAAAAAAAGTTGATATTGTAGATTTAGTAGGTGAGCGTGTTAGTTTGCTTAAATCGGGGGCATCTTATAAGGGGCTTTGTCCTTTTCATGCTGAGAAGACACCTTCTTTTTCTATAACTCCCTCTCAAGGACTTTTTTATTGTTTTGGATGTAAAAAGGGAGGAAATGTCATAACTTTTTTGATGGATATTGAGAAGCTTGATTATAATGCTGCTATTAAGTCTTTGTGCAGTAGGATAGGGATTGTATATGATGATATTAAGAAGACCACAAAAATTAAGGATGAAGGGCAGGATAAGGCAATAGTTTCAACAATATATGATTTGAACTATAAATTGATTAAGACTTTTGTATTTTTTTTTAATAATAATCAGGGGGTTTTAAATTATATTTTTAATGGAAGAGGGATATCAAGAGAGGTTATTGATTTGTTTAATATTGGTTATTTGCAACAAGATGTTCCAAATAAGTTTAGTTTTTATGATTTTTTGATTTCAAGAGGATATTCTAATGAAATATTAAGTCAGAGTGGTTTGTTCTCAAAAAAAAAGCAAAGGTTTTCTATTTTATCTGGAAGATTGATTTTTCCAATCAGAGATTTTAAAGGAAATGTTGTAGGATTTGGAGGTAGGAACATATGCGGAAATAATGGACCTAAGTATATCAATTTAAGTGAAACAGAGGTTTTTAAAAAGAGAGAATTGCTTTATGGATTTTATGAAGGCTTTTCAGTAATTAAGGAAAGTAGAGCTGTAATATTGACAGAAGGTTATATAGATGTTCTTGCCTTTTTTACAGCTGGTGTAAAAATTGCTGTTTCTCCACTTGGTACAACTTTTTCAAGAGAGCATCTTGCTTTAATTAGGAGATATGCAGATAAAATAATAATATGTTTTGATGATGATGCTGCTGGGCTTTTGGCTACTTTTAAGGCTTATCAGATTTGTTTACCGCTTGGTGTTAATGTAAGTGTAATTGAAATGAAATATGGAGTTGATCCTGCAGATATTTTAAAGAAGAAGGGAGCGTCTGCTTTGAAGAATATGATTAATAATAACTGTGAGGCTTTTGAATATCTGTTGAAAAAATATTCCGGTAAATATGATTTAAGTAAAACAACAGATTTGAATAGTATGATTGGTTTGTTTATAACTTTGATAAGTTTATCAAGTACTAATACGCAAAGGGATCTTCTTTTATCAAAGCTTGAGAGTAGAGTAGGTGTTAAGTTAGAAACCTTAAGAGAAGATTACTATAGTATTAGAGAAAAGGGTGCTATTGCAAGTTATAGGAGAAATGCATATTCTTATGAAATAAACACCTATGAGAGATATTTAGTCGTGGCCTTATTGAAAGACTTTAATTATTTTACTATAATAAGGCGTAATATTATTGATAGCGACTTGTATGATGTTGATGTAAAGAAAATTTTTGTATGCTTTGAGAACCTATTTGAGAATAGTGCTAATGTTTCATTGCTTAATTTAAAAGATTTATTAAGAAGTAAGTATAATTTTAATGAAGTTTTTTTTGAAGATATGCTAAAGGTAGAGTTTGAAGTGGATTGTGAAATGGTTAAACAAATTTTGTTTGCAATTAAAAAGAGAAAGGTAGAAAAGCGAATTTCCTTTTTTAAGGAAATGAACAAAGATAATTTTTTAGTAGATGCTAAGACACAAATCAGAGAATTGATGTTTTTAAATATGCAAAGAGAACGATTGAGGATATATTTGAATGAATAA
- the mreC gene encoding rod shape-determining protein MreC, which produces MKFLVNFKNFIKVLSVLIFAIILMIYDSGSFNAKKKDDFFIFTLNSYIQSNMHDFFIFVSSLFKAINEYKDYGKTVEAYKKRIQQLEIVIQNVQVLRQENSRLKEQLGFYSVHANDFISAEVIYLNYANISSLMAINKGYNDGVQKDMIAIAYQDGFSGLVGKVVKVYANTARVLPLTSYENFVSARIQNSKFIGLVEGKGYGEALEMNYVNKLAESALKIGDYVVTAGFSDYPGGIYIGKITYFNVLEYNSLLSIKIEPIIVLDKLEYVFLIKGDSRVEK; this is translated from the coding sequence ATGAAGTTTCTTGTTAATTTCAAGAATTTTATTAAGGTATTAAGTGTATTAATATTTGCTATCATTCTTATGATTTATGATTCAGGTAGTTTTAATGCAAAAAAGAAAGATGATTTTTTTATTTTTACTTTAAATTCGTATATTCAAAGCAATATGCATGATTTTTTTATTTTTGTTTCTAGCCTTTTTAAGGCTATAAATGAATATAAGGATTATGGTAAAACAGTAGAAGCTTATAAAAAAAGAATACAGCAACTTGAGATAGTAATTCAAAATGTGCAAGTGTTAAGACAGGAAAATTCTAGGCTTAAAGAACAGCTTGGATTTTATTCAGTACATGCTAATGATTTTATTTCTGCTGAAGTAATTTATTTGAATTATGCAAATATTTCTTCCTTAATGGCAATTAATAAAGGCTATAATGATGGTGTTCAAAAAGATATGATAGCTATTGCTTATCAAGATGGATTTAGCGGTCTTGTTGGGAAAGTTGTTAAAGTTTATGCGAATACTGCAAGAGTTTTACCTTTAACCAGTTATGAGAACTTTGTTTCTGCAAGAATTCAAAATAGCAAATTTATTGGTCTTGTTGAGGGCAAGGGGTATGGAGAGGCTCTTGAGATGAATTACGTTAATAAATTAGCCGAAAGTGCTTTAAAAATTGGAGATTATGTTGTTACTGCTGGATTTAGCGATTATCCTGGTGGGATTTACATAGGAAAAATTACTTATTTTAATGTGCTTGAGTATAATTCCCTTTTAAGTATTAAAATAGAACCCATAATAGTTTTAGACAAGTTAGAATATGTTTTTTTGATTAAGGGTGATAGTAGGGTAGAGAAGTGA
- a CDS encoding zinc ribbon domain-containing protein, producing the protein METNIDILKNLEGIYKARFELEEKQKNIPRYLQAKKAQIDELIRSLDELQLKFKDYQKDDASLKLDIQDINVRKSKAEEKIDSIKTQREYEALEKELQTIIDDEVAIRKKMTHITGLKTKIDKEIVEVKNKLEVEQDIYATESTSLENELLEIVKKLDSIKIEEDKYASRMDEDFLFKFQRIIRNKSNGVVPLIDNVCKGCHMILPVEFANKVRREPDDIKFCPYCSRILYYQDKFEIGLEMVPGGLADLLE; encoded by the coding sequence ATGGAAACTAATATTGATATACTTAAAAATCTTGAAGGTATATATAAGGCTAGGTTTGAGCTTGAGGAAAAACAAAAAAATATTCCTAGGTACTTGCAAGCCAAAAAAGCTCAAATTGATGAACTTATTAGATCTCTTGATGAATTACAGCTTAAATTTAAAGACTACCAAAAAGATGATGCATCTTTGAAATTGGATATTCAAGACATTAATGTGAGAAAGAGTAAAGCAGAAGAGAAAATTGATAGCATTAAAACTCAAAGGGAGTATGAGGCTCTTGAAAAAGAATTACAGACTATTATCGATGATGAGGTTGCTATTAGGAAGAAAATGACGCATATTACTGGACTTAAGACAAAAATAGACAAGGAAATAGTCGAGGTTAAGAACAAGCTCGAGGTTGAGCAAGATATTTATGCTACTGAGAGTACTAGTCTTGAAAATGAGCTTTTAGAAATTGTAAAAAAACTTGATTCTATAAAAATAGAAGAGGATAAATATGCTTCTCGAATGGATGAGGACTTTTTGTTTAAATTTCAGAGGATTATTAGAAATAAATCCAATGGGGTTGTGCCTTTGATTGACAATGTTTGTAAGGGTTGTCATATGATACTTCCTGTTGAGTTCGCAAATAAGGTAAGGCGTGAACCGGATGATATTAAGTTTTGTCCTTATTGTAGTAGAATACTATATTATCAAGATAAATTTGAAATTGGTTTAGAAATGGTTCCTGGTGGTTTAGCAGATCTTCTAGAATAA
- a CDS encoding rod shape-determining protein, translated as MNFFKSFLIDIGIDLGTCNTLVYIKDYGVVMSEPSVVAIDVSKGNRVVAVGRNAKKMLWKTPENIKAVRPLRDGVIADIENTEKMIKYFISQIFSRKKLFFKPRMVIGVPTCITEVERRAVKESAMNAGAREVKVIEESLAAAIGSDIPIFEPTGHMVCDIGGGTTEISVISLGGMVVSRAIRTGGDEFDESIIKYMRSVHNIVIGQQTAEKLKIKIGNVYPDIHNLKVETIDIKGTDAVTGLPRKQIIDSMEIRESLQEPIGTVVDEVKRTLGATPPELATDIVERGIILTGGGALLKGLSRLLSKETGVPVYVADNPLLSVAVGAGLFYDYANRIDISKNIYSFINE; from the coding sequence TTGAATTTTTTTAAATCTTTTTTGATAGATATTGGTATTGATCTTGGTACATGCAACACTTTAGTTTATATCAAGGATTATGGTGTGGTGATGAGTGAGCCTTCAGTAGTTGCTATTGATGTTAGTAAGGGTAATAGAGTAGTAGCTGTTGGGCGTAATGCAAAAAAAATGCTTTGGAAGACACCGGAGAACATTAAGGCCGTAAGACCACTTCGTGATGGTGTTATTGCTGACATTGAGAATACAGAGAAAATGATTAAGTATTTTATAAGTCAGATTTTTTCTAGAAAAAAATTGTTTTTTAAGCCCAGAATGGTAATAGGAGTGCCAACTTGTATTACGGAAGTTGAGCGAAGGGCTGTGAAAGAGAGTGCAATGAATGCTGGTGCTCGTGAAGTTAAGGTTATTGAGGAATCTCTTGCAGCTGCTATTGGATCTGATATTCCTATTTTTGAACCAACTGGTCATATGGTATGTGATATTGGAGGAGGAACTACTGAAATATCGGTTATTTCTCTTGGTGGTATGGTAGTAAGTAGAGCTATTAGGACAGGTGGAGATGAGTTTGATGAAAGCATTATAAAGTATATGAGGAGTGTTCATAACATTGTTATTGGGCAGCAAACAGCAGAAAAATTAAAAATCAAGATCGGTAATGTTTATCCAGATATTCATAATTTAAAAGTAGAAACAATAGATATTAAAGGGACAGATGCTGTTACTGGGCTTCCTAGAAAGCAAATTATTGATTCTATGGAGATACGAGAATCTTTGCAAGAACCTATTGGTACTGTTGTTGATGAGGTTAAGAGAACTCTTGGAGCAACTCCTCCAGAGCTTGCAACAGATATTGTTGAGCGTGGGATCATATTAACAGGAGGTGGAGCCCTTCTTAAGGGTCTTAGTAGACTTTTGTCAAAAGAAACAGGAGTTCCAGTGTATGTTGCAGATAATCCTTTGTTGTCCGTGGCTGTTGGAGCCGGTTTATTTTATGATTATGCCAATAGAATAGATATTAGTAAAAATATATATAGTTTTATTAATGAATAG
- the mltG gene encoding endolytic transglycosylase MltG, with amino-acid sequence MALKKFFISFFILFVVFYVFVFYLYLLNSSPLKAELIYEFEVQKGWGVKRIAWELQKKGLIRSDKLLIAISYLFGSDKKFREGRYLINGNYSTFNVYKELLKGSPIFPINITIPEGYTGRRIALKLNESGIINDDQSFLDLINDVKFINKLGLSYDSLEGFLFPDTYKFYKDMDMKEVIRIFVANFFSKLSSIGIDHKSYSDEEFYNKVIIASIVEREYRVSSEAPIIASVFYNRIKSNMALQSCATIEYILTEELNKPHPKRIYFADLEIESGYNTYMNKGYPPGPISNAGIISLRAAFFPDNTNYLFFVIKDPNIGTHNFSSAYNDHLLAADTYIRSFVAKE; translated from the coding sequence ATGGCACTAAAAAAATTTTTCATTTCCTTTTTTATATTATTTGTTGTTTTTTATGTCTTCGTATTTTATTTGTATTTATTGAATTCTTCTCCTTTGAAAGCTGAATTGATATATGAATTTGAGGTTCAAAAAGGATGGGGAGTAAAAAGAATTGCTTGGGAGCTTCAAAAAAAAGGATTAATTAGGTCTGACAAATTATTGATAGCTATTTCTTATCTTTTTGGTAGTGATAAAAAATTTAGGGAAGGCAGGTATTTGATTAATGGTAATTATTCAACTTTTAATGTATATAAAGAGTTGTTGAAAGGTAGCCCTATATTTCCTATCAATATTACCATACCTGAAGGATATACTGGTAGAAGAATAGCTTTAAAGCTGAATGAGTCAGGTATCATTAATGATGATCAGAGTTTTTTGGATTTAATAAACGATGTCAAATTTATTAATAAGCTTGGACTTAGTTATGATTCTCTTGAAGGATTTTTATTTCCAGATACTTATAAATTTTATAAGGATATGGATATGAAGGAAGTAATTCGAATTTTTGTTGCTAATTTTTTTAGCAAACTTAGCTCTATTGGCATAGATCATAAGTCTTATTCTGATGAAGAGTTTTATAATAAAGTGATTATTGCTTCTATTGTCGAGCGTGAGTATAGAGTTAGCAGTGAAGCACCAATAATTGCATCTGTTTTCTATAATAGAATAAAGTCTAATATGGCATTACAATCTTGTGCCACAATTGAATATATTCTTACTGAAGAACTAAACAAACCTCATCCTAAGAGGATTTATTTTGCAGATTTAGAGATTGAGTCCGGATATAATACTTATATGAATAAAGGTTATCCCCCAGGCCCAATTTCTAACGCCGGGATTATATCTTTAAGAGCAGCCTTTTTCCCAGATAACACAAATTATTTATTTTTTGTTATAAAAGATCCTAATATTGGGACTCATAATTTTTCTTCAGCTTATAATGACCATCTTTTAGCTGCGGATACTTATATTCGTAGTTTTGTTGCTAAGGAATAA